A DNA window from Arachis hypogaea cultivar Tifrunner chromosome 18, arahy.Tifrunner.gnm2.J5K5, whole genome shotgun sequence contains the following coding sequences:
- the LOC112773091 gene encoding uncharacterized transporter C405.03c isoform X1, translating into MVMVTGWRYRAGLFLIGTVVIIWVTSAEVTQDIFEDYKQPFAVTYLGASLMVVYLPVSYFKDWFCEYLKRRSSKSGKNAESVDKFFIRIGPPVKGSGMEKNFELEFGSVIRKDSKLGVSTLAEVKPLMAKYNDNTHVIKSEKQLTGKQIATYGFYIAPIWFLTEYFSNAALARTSVASSTVLSSTSGLFTLFIGAILGQDSLNVPKVVAVFVSMAGVLMTTLGKTWAADDDLISINEERSFVGDLFSILSAVSYGLFTVLLKKFCGEEGERVDVQKLFGYIGLFTLVALWWLIWPLMAMGLEPKFAVPQSAKMDEMVLANGFIGSVVSDYFWALCVVWTTPLVATLGMSLTIPLAMVADMMIHGRQYSVVYILGSVQVFAGFVLANLSDWLSKKWKSFKF; encoded by the exons aTGGTGATGGTGACGGGTTGGAGATACAGGGCTGGGTTGTTCCTCATTGGCACTGTTGTTATTATATGGGTTACCTCCGCAGAAGTTACCCAG gATATTTTTGAAGATTATAAGCAACCGTTTGCAGTGACATATCTTGGAGCTTCTCTTATGGTAGTTTACCTCCCAGTATCATACTTTAAGGACTGGTTTTGTGAATATCTTAAACGACGGTCTTCTAAAAGTGGTAAAAATGCAGAAAGTGTAGATAAATTTTTTATCAGGATTGGCCCTCCAGTCAAAGGCAGTGGAATGGAGAAAAACTTTGAACTGGAATTCGGAAGTGTGATTCGGAAAGATAGCAAATTAGGCGTTTCGACTCTTGCCGAAGTCAAGCCATTGATGGCCAAGTATAATGATAATACTCATGTGATAAAATCAGAGAAGCAACTTACCGGCAAGCAAATTGCTACTTATGGATTTTACATTGCACCTATCTGGTTTCTGACTGAG TACTTCTCAAATGCTGCTCTTGCACGAACAAGTGTCGCAAGTTCGACAGTATTATCATCCACATCCGGGCTTTTCACTCTTTTTATTGGTGCAATTTTGGGTCAAGACTCTCTAAATGTACCAAAAGTGGTTGCTGTTTTTGTCAGCATGGCTGGGGTTCTTATGACAACTCTGGGGAAAACTTGGGCTGCAGATGATGATTTAATATCAAT CAATGAAGAGCGCTCTTTCGTTGGAGATCTTTTCAGCATTCTCTCGGCCGTGTCGTATGGCCTATTTACAG TTCTTCTTAAAAAGTTTTGTGGCGAAGAGGGAGAAAGAGTTGATGTGCAGAAGCTGTTTGGGTATATCGGACTCTTTACATTAGTCGCGCTTTGGTGGCTTA TCTGGCCATTGATGGCCATGGGACTTGAGCCCAAGTTTGCTGTTCCTCAATCTGCTAAAATGGATGAAATGGTTCTTGCCAATGGATTCATCGGAAGTGTGGTTTCAGATTACTTCTG GGCACTTTGTGTTGTATGGACAACTCCCCTTGTGGCCACTTTAGGCATGTCGCTCACCATTCCGCTTGCTATGGTGGCTGACATGATGATCCATGGTCGGCAATATTCTGTAGTGTACATTCTTGGCTCAGTTCAG
- the LOC112773091 gene encoding uncharacterized transporter C405.03c isoform X2, with product MVELSLCDFKDIFEDYKQPFAVTYLGASLMVVYLPVSYFKDWFCEYLKRRSSKSGKNAESVDKFFIRIGPPVKGSGMEKNFELEFGSVIRKDSKLGVSTLAEVKPLMAKYNDNTHVIKSEKQLTGKQIATYGFYIAPIWFLTEYFSNAALARTSVASSTVLSSTSGLFTLFIGAILGQDSLNVPKVVAVFVSMAGVLMTTLGKTWAADDDLISINEERSFVGDLFSILSAVSYGLFTVLLKKFCGEEGERVDVQKLFGYIGLFTLVALWWLIWPLMAMGLEPKFAVPQSAKMDEMVLANGFIGSVVSDYFWALCVVWTTPLVATLGMSLTIPLAMVADMMIHGRQYSVVYILGSVQVFAGFVLANLSDWLSKKWKSFKF from the exons ATGGTTGAGTTGTCTTTGTGTGATTTTAAG gATATTTTTGAAGATTATAAGCAACCGTTTGCAGTGACATATCTTGGAGCTTCTCTTATGGTAGTTTACCTCCCAGTATCATACTTTAAGGACTGGTTTTGTGAATATCTTAAACGACGGTCTTCTAAAAGTGGTAAAAATGCAGAAAGTGTAGATAAATTTTTTATCAGGATTGGCCCTCCAGTCAAAGGCAGTGGAATGGAGAAAAACTTTGAACTGGAATTCGGAAGTGTGATTCGGAAAGATAGCAAATTAGGCGTTTCGACTCTTGCCGAAGTCAAGCCATTGATGGCCAAGTATAATGATAATACTCATGTGATAAAATCAGAGAAGCAACTTACCGGCAAGCAAATTGCTACTTATGGATTTTACATTGCACCTATCTGGTTTCTGACTGAG TACTTCTCAAATGCTGCTCTTGCACGAACAAGTGTCGCAAGTTCGACAGTATTATCATCCACATCCGGGCTTTTCACTCTTTTTATTGGTGCAATTTTGGGTCAAGACTCTCTAAATGTACCAAAAGTGGTTGCTGTTTTTGTCAGCATGGCTGGGGTTCTTATGACAACTCTGGGGAAAACTTGGGCTGCAGATGATGATTTAATATCAAT CAATGAAGAGCGCTCTTTCGTTGGAGATCTTTTCAGCATTCTCTCGGCCGTGTCGTATGGCCTATTTACAG TTCTTCTTAAAAAGTTTTGTGGCGAAGAGGGAGAAAGAGTTGATGTGCAGAAGCTGTTTGGGTATATCGGACTCTTTACATTAGTCGCGCTTTGGTGGCTTA TCTGGCCATTGATGGCCATGGGACTTGAGCCCAAGTTTGCTGTTCCTCAATCTGCTAAAATGGATGAAATGGTTCTTGCCAATGGATTCATCGGAAGTGTGGTTTCAGATTACTTCTG GGCACTTTGTGTTGTATGGACAACTCCCCTTGTGGCCACTTTAGGCATGTCGCTCACCATTCCGCTTGCTATGGTGGCTGACATGATGATCCATGGTCGGCAATATTCTGTAGTGTACATTCTTGGCTCAGTTCAG